A stretch of Arachis hypogaea cultivar Tifrunner chromosome 15, arahy.Tifrunner.gnm2.J5K5, whole genome shotgun sequence DNA encodes these proteins:
- the LOC112750272 gene encoding probable 6-phosphogluconolactonase 2, whose amino-acid sequence MALPGAQKDRGELRIHESMDELKTDLADYIAELSDVSVKERGFFAIALSGGSLIGLMGKLCEVPYNKTVDWSKWYIFWADERVVARNHADSNYKLAKDGLLSKVPIVPSHVHSINDLVSAEEAADNYEFVIRQLVKTHVVSVSEINDCPKFDLILLGLGADGHIASLFPNHPALDEREEWVTFITDSPKPPPERITFTLPVINSASNVAVVVTGEGKADALHLAIEEVGPDGSLIPARMVQPTTGKLVWFLDKQAASKLENSNLNS is encoded by the exons ATGGCTTTACCTGGTGCTCAGAAGGATAGAGGGGAGTTGAGGATTCATGAGAGTATGGATGAGCTGAAGACAGATTTGGCAGACTATATTGCTGAATTATCAGATGTGTCAGTGAAGGAGCGCGGATTCTTTGCCATTGCTTTATCTGGTGGTTCTCTCATTGGCTTAATGGG AAAACTTTGCGAAGTTCCTTACAACAAGACAGTGGACTGGTCGAAATGGTATATCTTCTGGGCTGATGAGCGCGTCGTGGCGAGAAACCATGCTGATAGCAATTATAAGCTTGCCAAGGATGGCCTTTTGTCCAAG GTCCCTATTGTACCCAGTCATGTTCATTCCATCAACGATTTGGTGTCAGCAGAAGAAGCAGCTGACAATTACGAGTTTGTCATCCGGCAGTTAGTGAAAACCCATGTGGTCAGCGTGTCCGAGATTAACGACTGCCCCAAGTTTGATCTCATTCTTCTCGGATTGGGGGCAGACGGCCATATTGCTTCGTTATTTCCAAATCACCCGGCCCTTGATGAGAGGGAAGAATGGGTAACTTTCATTACAGACTCCCCCAAACCCCCACCTGAAAGAATCACATTCACCTTGCCTGTTATCAATTCCGCATCCAATGTAGCTGTGGTGGTCACAGGTGAGGGTAAAGCGGACGCCTTACACTTGGCAATAGAAGAAGTTGGACCTGATGGCTCCTTGATACCGGCAAGAATGGTCCAACCGACCACGGGGAAGCTGGTCTGGTTTTTGGATAAGCAGGCTGCCTCAAAGCTTGAAAATTCCAACTTGAACAGTTAG
- the LOC112748399 gene encoding uncharacterized protein: protein MEKEDEEIAIEGNSSYELQAFSHFVAPSARQLQAFNHAAITSPPHPEQCATHPVHRRLNIEVASSSLLAPGLPLLCSTLVAPSLQVQGPAVQEFRMASSNTPSETPTPTSQEQGSTPDPTIGTQKNSYRGKTDPAWGHCKQVLDKGKSTLVCIYCEKLIRGGGINRVKHHLAGKGGDIEACRKVPAAVRHQFSQNIEDLRTKKRKTQEEYAESYGACDDVEREFDEIERNEMRQQQASRIPAPSSRKGVGKQLKGLQSFFPPAATLGAQPSIKSVLQSKEIVEKCDIVIARWMMDASVPFNAVNSAYYQPMIDAIANMGAGYKGPNYQRVRGYLLSKLVEDVKKMIEGYRVIWKQTGCTIMADGWTDRCRRTLINFLVYCPKGTVFLKSVDASHISKTAETLFKLLRDVVLFVGPENVVHVVMDNAANYVAAGRLLESEFSRLYWSPRAAHCINLMLQDIGKFVEVTETVSQASMITKYIYNHCHPLYLMRQFIGGREILRPAPTRFATNFIALQSILTQKDALRAMVTSREWTSSTYSKKAKAKKFVDQVLDSKFWNQCTDIVKLTEPLVHVLRIVDSEDRAAMGFLYQAMYKAREDMVKRFQNRKRVVEPYLKILDSRWDLQLKRNLHAAGYWLNPAFRFNSAEFDKHKETISGLLDVIERYAYGDADLITKLTSEKRIFKNAEGDFGRQPAIRERSTVMPDQWWESYGCGAPNLQKLAIRVLSQTCSSSGCERNWSIFEHIHSKKRNRLEHQKLNDLVYVHYNLRLQQRNRMRKQSYDPICLDAFEDHSEWIMEDSPPFLTPEEVDALRNDLANMSLQSALDDLDELNLEDDRDDGEANNTSVENANQNETNQHVAPDLSDEERYPDFEVTPWI, encoded by the exons CTTCAGGCTTTCAGCCACTTCGTTGCCCCGTCGGCCCGTCAGCTTCAAGCCTTCAACCACGCGGCAATCACCTCACCACCGCATCCAGAGCAGTGTGCCACTCACCCCGTCCATCGAAGATTGAACATTGAAGTCGCCTCCTCGTCGCTCCTCGCTCCAGGTCTCCCTCTTCTCTGCTCGACACTCGTCGCTCCATCCCTCCAGGTCCAGGGTCCAGCCGTGCAG GAATTTAGGATGGCTTCATCAAATACACCATCAGAAACACCAACACCAACTTCTCAGGAACAAGGATCAACTCCTGATCCAACAATTGGAACCCAAAAAAATAGTTACAGAGGAAAAACTGATCCTGCATGGGGCCATTGTAAACAAGTTTTGGATAAAGGAAAATCTACTCTGGTATGTATTTATTGCGAGAAGCTTATTAGGGGTGGAGGAATTAACCGGGTTAAGCATCATTTGGCTGGAAAAGGTGGAGATATTGAGGCATGTCGAAAGGTGCCAGCTGCGGTGAGACACCAATTCTCCCAAAACATTGAAGATCTTCGaaccaagaaaaggaaaactcaagaagaaTATGCAGAAAGTTATGGTGCTTGTGATGACGTTGAAAGGGAATTTGATGAGATTGAACGTAATGAGATGCGACAACAACAAGCATCAAGAATTCCAGCACCTAGCTCTAGAAAGGGAGTTGGGAAACAACTCAAGGGACTACAATCCTTTTTTCCACCGGCAGCAACACTTGGAGCTCAACCAAGTATTAAAAGTGTTCTCCAAAGCAAAGAAATTGTGGAGAAGTGTGATATTGTTATTGCAAGATGGATGATGGATGCTTCTGTGCCATTCAACGCGGTTAATTCAGCTTATTATCAGCCGATGATCGATGCTATCGCAAATATGGGTGCAGGGTATAAAGGGCCAAATTACCAAAGAGTTCGTGGATATTTGTTGAGTAAATTGGTTGAAGATGTAAAGAAGATGATTGAAGGTTATCGTGTGATTTGGAAACAAACTGGATGTACTATCATGGCTGATGGATGGACTGATCGTTGTAGGCGTACTTTAATTAATTTCTTGGTTTATTGCCCTAAAGGAACTGTTTTCCTAAAGTCAGTTGATGCTTCTCATATCTCGAAAACTGCTGAGACTTTGTTTAAGTTGCTTAGGGATGTTGTGTTATTTGTTGGTCCTGAGAATGTTGTACATGTAGTGATGGATAATGCTGCAAATTACGTTGCTGCTGGAAGGTTGTTGGAATCAGAGTTTTCTAGATTGTATTGGTCTCCTCGTGCGGCACATTGTATTAATCTGATGTTGCAGGATATTGGAAAGTTTGTGGAAGTGACTGAAACTGTGTCACAAGCTTCAATGATTACGAAGTATATCTATAATCACTGCCATCCTTTGTACTTGATGAGGCAGTTCATAGGCGGCCGAGAAATACTTCGTCCAGCTCCAACTCGATTCGCCACTAATTTCATTGCTTTGCAAAGTATTTTGACTCAAAAGGATGCATTGAGAGCTATGGTGACATCTAGAGAATGGACAAGTTCAACTTACTCTAAAAAAGCCAAAGCAAAAAAGTTTGTGGATCAAGTCTTAGATTCTAAATTTTGGAATCAATGCACTGATATTGTTAAGCTTACGGAGCCACTTGTTCATGTATTGCGTATTGTGGATAGTGAAGATAGAGCTGCAATGGGTTTCCTTTATCAAGCTATGTATAAGGCTAGGGAAGACATGGTGAAGAGGTTTCAAAATAGAAAGAGGGTTGTTGAACCTTATTTGAAGATTTTAGATTCACGTTGGGATTTACAACTTAAAAGAAACCTTCATGCTGCTGGTTATTGGTTAAATCCAGCTTTTCGATTTAATTCTGCAGAATTTGACAAGCACAAAGAAACAATTTCTGGCCTATTAGATGTGATTGAGAGATATGCTTATGGTGATGCTGATTTGATTACTAAATTGACAAGTGAGAAGAGAATCTTTAAGAATGCTGAAGGAGACTTTGGGAGACAGCCTGCAATACGTGAGCGAAGCACAGTGATGCCTG aTCAATGGTGGGAATCTTATGGATGTGGAGCACCAAACCTGCAAAAGTTAGCAATTCGTGTTTTGAGTCAAACTTGCAGTTCTTCAGGTTGTGAGCGTAACTGGAGCATTTTCGAACACATTCACTCAAAGAAAAGAAATCGGTTAGAGCATCAAAAGCTTAATGATCTTGTTTATGTTCATTACAACTTAAGGCTACAACAAAG GAACCGAATGAGAAAGCAAAGTTATGATCCAATTTGTCTTGATGCATTTGAGGATCATTCGGAATGGATAATGGAAGATTCACCACCATTTTTAACTCCTGAAGAAGTTGATGCTTTACGGAATGATCTTGCAAATATGTCTCTTCAATCAGCTTTAGATGATTTGG ATGAATTGAATCTGGAAGACGATCGAGATGATGGTGAAGCTAATAATACTTCTGTGGAAAATGCAAATCAGAATGAAACCAATCAACATGTAGCTCCAGATTTGTCAGATGAAGAAAGATATCCAGACTTTGAAGTTACTCCTTGGATATAA